The DNA segment GATTGATCCGGATCCAATTAATACTGTGACACTTCCCATAACGACCTCCGAATTAAATGCTATTAGACCCAGCGCTTGCAAGGGCAGCGCCGGAAACGGCACCATGTGACGCGCCGATGAACCTACGGCGCTCCACATCAAGGACTTCATTTCTCATGGCCTGCTCCTTTCGTTCAAGGTAAGAAAAATCATCACGGGCATTCGATCTGTCTTGTTCGAGGTCGAGAACGTCATAGGTCATAGTCAACTCCCGTCGTTCGAATGTGAATTGATCTCCCGGAGTTCATCTGGAGTGAACTCGACGGCCATTGCGCCGAGATTCTCTTCGAGACAGTATCATGAATTGGTCTTGCGCGGGATAATCTTCACAGTCGCGGAGCGGGCACGTGCGCCGATCATCGGGCTGAGGTACGAACTGCCCTTGTACTTCGCCCGGTAGGCGTCGTCGACGCGGTCGTTGATCGCCCCTTCGACCGGCTCGAAGGCGACCTCCTTCGTCACGCCCGCGGCGGTGATCCGCCCCGCTTTCTGCCGCACCGCGGCCTGGTACCAACGAGACTTCTGTCCGTTGTACGCACGCACATAGAGGGCGTCGCCGACCGCGACGGACCAGATCCAGGTCGGCGTGCCGTACGTCACCCCGTCCTCGCGGAACGGTGCGATGTGCAGGTCATCGCCCTCGGCGATCTTGCGCAGTTCGTCTTTCGACCATGTGGCCATTTGTGGGTCTTCCTTGATTTACGGGCGCAGCAGCGTCTTGATCGCGCGGCGCTCGTCCATCGCGCGGTAGCCCTCCGCCACCTGGTCGAGAGGCAAAGTGAGGTCGAAAACCTTGCCGGGGTTGATCCTCCCGTTCCACACCAGGTCGATCAGCTCGGGGAGGAAGCGTCGCACCGGCGCGGGGCCGCCGTGGAGGTGCACGTGGGCGAAGAACAGCTCCTCGCCATTCAGCTCGACCCCGTGCGGGACGCCGACATAGCCGACATGCCCGCCCTTACGGGTGGAGCGGATCGCCTGCATCATCGATTCCTGCGTGCCGACGCACTCCAGCACCGCGTCGGAACCGAGGCCTTTGGTCAAATCCTTGATACGGGCCACACCCTCGTCGCCGCGCTCGGTCACGATATCGGTCGCGCCGAACTCGCGGGCGAGCTTCTGCCGCGACTCATTACGGCTCATCGCGATGATCCGCCCGGCGCCCATCTGCCTGGCGGAGAGCACGCCGAGGAGGCCGACCGCGCCGTCACCGACGACCGCGACCGTCTTGCCCGGCTTCACGTCGGCCGCGACCGCGGCGAACCAGCCGGTGCCCATGACGTCGGAGAGCGTCAGCAGGCTCGGGATCAGATCATCCGAGGGAACCTCCGGGGTGGCCACCAGGGTGCCGTCCGCGAGCGGAACGCGCAGAAATGGTGCCTGCGCGCTGCCGACCAATTCGCGGTGTTGGCAGGACGACTGGTATCCGATCTGACAGGTGGGACAGGTGTTGTCGGAGGCGAAGAACGAACCGATGACGAACTGGCCGCGTTTTACCTTGGTGACCGCGCGGCCGACCTCCTCGACGATCCCGCAGTACTCGTGTCCGAAGGGGGTCGGCTGAGTGACCGGACTGATGCCGCGGTAGGGCCACAGGTCGGACCCGCAGACACAGGTGGCCGATATTCTGATGACGGCATCCGTCGGTTTGATGATTTTCGGGTCAGCGCGTTCCTCGAAACGCACGTCATGCGGACCATACAGAACAGTACCTTTCATGGCTTATCTCCTTTCCTTATACCGCTTTATTGATGACCATATCGTACTCCTATAAAAACAATGGCAGGTAGACCAATCCTGCTCATTTCTTGCCTAATCCTCCGAGGGCCCGGAAAAATGGTTGTGTAACCCTGCGTCGTTTGGTAGGATCGGTGCAGCTCAAAAAAAGGAGAAATCGATGCAAAAAGAAGAGGTCAAGCCCTTGATGGAAAACAACAGCATGGAGACTGCGCTGGATGCGTTAGGAAGGAGCATTGCCCGATTTTCCAGTAAAAACGACCCCCGGACGGAGACCGCCGTCCCCGGCTTGTCGCTTTATCGCAGAGAAGAACCGAGCGAACCGACGAGCGCAATGTACGATCCCTGCATATGCATGGCGGCTCAGGGGGCCAAGCGCGCGGTCCTCGGAAATGATGCCTATGTGTATGACGCGCAACATTATCTAATCACGTCAATCAATCTGCCCACGGTAGTTCAGATCCTGCAAGCCAGTCCGGAGAAGCCCTACCTTGGAATGGTATTGAAACTCGATCTGCGCAAACTGGCGGAGTTGATGGTGGACAGCACCCTTCCTCGGGCCGAGACGCAGAGGTCGAGCCGGGCCATGGCCATCGGCAAGGTCACGCTGCCGCTGCTTACCGCTTTTCAACGGTTGATTGGCTTGCTGGACGAGCCCAAGGATATTCCGATTCTTTCGCCGATCATCCAGCGTGAAATTTTTTACCGTTTACTGGTGGGTGATCAAGGCGCGCGTCTGCGCCAGATGGCGTCGAGGGGAAGTCAGAGTCATCAAATCGCGCGGGCCATCAATTGGTTGAAGGGTAACTTCACAAAGCCGTTGCGCATCGATGACCTCTCCACGCAAGTCAATATGAGTCCATCGACCTTCCACCATCACTTCCGAGCGGTGACGGCCATGAGCCCGCTGCAGTACCAAAAATGGTTGCGTTTGAACGAGGCGCGGCGGTTGATGCTCACGGAGCGCCAAGATGCGGCAACCGCGGGGTTCCAGGTCGGCTACGAAAGCCCTTCGCAGTTCAGCCGTGAATACAACCGATTATTTGGGGCACCCCCTTTAAGAGACATCACAAACTTGCGGCAACTGTCGGCCGGTGAGAGGGGGTAGTGGGTGAAGCGTAAATAGTAAATCGAAAATAGCGCTGCTGGAAATCGACGCCGGAGCATCATGCGTTTTGCGGCGCGGCTTCGAGTTTCAGAAACTGTATCCCATCTTCAGATAAACCCCATAATTCGAATTTTTCC comes from the Nitrospiria bacterium genome and includes:
- a CDS encoding DUF2255 family protein yields the protein MATWSKDELRKIAEGDDLHIAPFREDGVTYGTPTWIWSVAVGDALYVRAYNGQKSRWYQAAVRQKAGRITAAGVTKEVAFEPVEGAINDRVDDAYRAKYKGSSYLSPMIGARARSATVKIIPRKTNS
- a CDS encoding AraC family transcriptional regulator; the encoded protein is MQKEEVKPLMENNSMETALDALGRSIARFSSKNDPRTETAVPGLSLYRREEPSEPTSAMYDPCICMAAQGAKRAVLGNDAYVYDAQHYLITSINLPTVVQILQASPEKPYLGMVLKLDLRKLAELMVDSTLPRAETQRSSRAMAIGKVTLPLLTAFQRLIGLLDEPKDIPILSPIIQREIFYRLLVGDQGARLRQMASRGSQSHQIARAINWLKGNFTKPLRIDDLSTQVNMSPSTFHHHFRAVTAMSPLQYQKWLRLNEARRLMLTERQDAATAGFQVGYESPSQFSREYNRLFGAPPLRDITNLRQLSAGERG
- a CDS encoding zinc-dependent alcohol dehydrogenase family protein, which codes for MKGTVLYGPHDVRFEERADPKIIKPTDAVIRISATCVCGSDLWPYRGISPVTQPTPFGHEYCGIVEEVGRAVTKVKRGQFVIGSFFASDNTCPTCQIGYQSSCQHRELVGSAQAPFLRVPLADGTLVATPEVPSDDLIPSLLTLSDVMGTGWFAAVAADVKPGKTVAVVGDGAVGLLGVLSARQMGAGRIIAMSRNESRQKLAREFGATDIVTERGDEGVARIKDLTKGLGSDAVLECVGTQESMMQAIRSTRKGGHVGYVGVPHGVELNGEELFFAHVHLHGGPAPVRRFLPELIDLVWNGRINPGKVFDLTLPLDQVAEGYRAMDERRAIKTLLRP